The region ttaatttttcaccttatTGTACCTTTTGCTTCGTATGTGTGATTCTTGtttgatgtatatatattcatatatatatataattataaaaatgatgcGGGTAACAAATTGCAGGGATTCATTGACTAAAAAGAATccggtaaaaaaagaaagaaaagtataCAAATATGCTACtttgacgtaaaaaaaaaagttcatcgggtacgaaaaaatgataaagcaGAGGTTCAAAGATGAGTCGAAATTGATAGGGTAAATTTTATAGATACAATATTCTTCGgctataaaaatgatttataattaattgagTTTATAATTAAGTATCCAGTTGTCAACATGTTTACGGCATACGAGTTTGACGTCAGTTACAGATAACTTGTCTGAATTTCAATGAACCGTGGAAACTTGTTCCGCCTGCAAGTAAATGCTGCAAACAAATCGTCGAACAGTGAGTGATGATATTAATCACCTCAACTGCCAAGTTGACGAAGAACGGAAAGTAtaacaaagaagaagaaaaaaaaaacgatcgtttttatacaaattaaaaaGTTATCAACATTCCATGTAAGACTATTCAACGAATATCCATAATTGTTCAACGTGAAATGAGAtattattcgataaaattggACAAATGATACGGTTTCGGCGcgttgtataatattaaagagaagaaagatgAGAAGTAAATTCATCGAATAATACGATCACTCTGAATTTAACAACAGAGTTCTATTGAGTTGAAATTTGAGAATGATCGTACGAAAAAACCAGGTGCACGGTGTTAGTTTGATTAATTTCAGGAGAATCACCTTCAGCCGCGCCTCTAAACCCTTGTTTGCCACGTAtaataaatcttttttcttcaactttatCTCTTAAgctgtgtacatacatattgtaCAGGCGCATACGGATCGGCTAGTCCGTCGCTCCGACTGCCCGAGGGTAGTTCGGGGGTAAAAAGCGGGGACGGGGGATGGATGGGaggaaaggaataaaaaagaatagagCACAtaaggtaataaaaaaattttaaaaaaaaaaacaaaaaaacaaaaaaagaaatgaaataaaaccgCGGGAAAACGAGAACGCCGTAAGAGAAGAAGCTGCACACGCAGGCCTCCAGGGGGACGGTCGAGAGAAGTAAGGGGATTTATCGCTCCAGCGCGGGCTGTGGATCGAGTGAGCCAATTAGGCCAGCAATTAGTTTAATAATTACTGGACTAATTAACATGCCTTGTCCACGGAGTGGGATGGGAGGGGAGAGGCGAGTGGCCGAACCGTAGGACGGCGAGAGAGCGAAGCGAGTTGCGAGTGGAGAACCGAGAGTCGGAGAACACGTACAATGGCCGCATCGCTCCCCCAACCCCTTCGCCCTTCACCCTTCACCCTCCGTCGACCCCCGCGGCTGATAGACGCGCGACGTATAACTCTACCGATCCTGTGCAGCTAGGAGCGAGTCTCTCCGCTTGCTGCAGGAATTCACGAATGTTCCAGAGCCAGGACTGCATGAATATTGCACCGTCCTGCCGCTGCAGGCGCATTATTCTATGCAGATCCGTAGGGGTGAGCAAACGCGGACCCGGATTTTCAATGGCGACGCGGTTTAACGTCATCTCGATGCAACGGCGAAAACGTATTCGTCATTTTACCGTATAGAAATTCAGTCCGGTTCAGCAATATTATAcgcaatatatattatatatatatataatgtaatatacgtACCTCATACGTGTGCGGGCGCAGTTTTTAAACCGTTGACACACGGGGGATAATAGGATTCGATTAGGTATATATCCCACCTTTCCCCCTTCCCCCTTCCCCCCCTTCCCATCGGGGGAAAAGGATCACGCGGAATTCAATCCTAGTTCGCTGCATTTGAAACCAAATTTTATACCGTGATGGAAACGCGATGCCGGTTCTAATGCTCCAAACGACCGACTGGGTAATGACTTTAATCCACAGATGCAACTGCATCGGAATCACCCTTTGTGCAGTATCCGCATGCCTCTCCTAATCGTTGCTAGTTTTGCGCGTTTGCTGCATGTTATACGTACCGTTAATTCCAGCTTAACGGAATCGATGAAAGCTACTATGGggaaaaattcggaaaaatggTGTACGGGAAATTTGATAACATAGTTTAACAGTCTGTgttttagtatttattttttttttttttgtaatttagaATTCAGaacgttaaatttattttgtacaattatatcggtgtatataatacggctaaacaaaaatgaaaacgcgtgtgaaaatgttgaaaaacgaACATACGTTGTGTGATAAAACGTGCTTTCAGTTCGGAGAGacgctttctttctttttttcattttttgttttttttttccttcgatcAGCAACGTTTCATCGCGAATATCGGATCATCCGTGTAAAAAACCGTGCGTCATTTTACTCGGCGGCCAAATCCCCGAAAGAAATAAGGGAGACGTTTCAAaggctgaaaaattttgaagaaggtTTCGATTGATCGAAGTTTAGGGAAataggaaagaagaaaaatgaaatgaaagcATGAAAACCGTTGAAAAACGATCACGTCTGTCTTTCCAGATCGATTATTCAATTCCAGAAACGTTACCTTGACGTAATGTAACTAACGTAACGAGAGCACGACGATGTCATCCGCGGCTTCGAGAGACGACGGAGCAGAATATAAGAAGTCGGAACGGAAGTAGCTCATTTCAGTAACTATCAAAGCAGTGCCACAGACAACCGAGCTTGTAATCGGGTTAACGAAGCTTTTATCCCATACTTACACGGTATTTTCTTCGAACTAAACGAGCCGATGAAACATCGCGAGTCGTGTgccggatgaaaaaaataaaaaacaaataaaataaaagaaaaacaaagtaaaaaaaaaaatacggaaatACGAAAACCGCTGCAGGATTACCGGAAGTAACGTACTGCGACGTGTGGCCAAAGTTTAACCGAAACGAATTGAATCCGCTTGGCTGATTGAGCGAAATGATTTCGTACGCGTTACGTTTTTTGCACgtaggtaaaaatattcaatttccgTACCCCGCGGGATTTTACAGTGAGGGTGAGACGGGATGGAAGGGTTGGGGGAGGGGGCTTACCTTCGCAATAATTACGAACCTACAGAGGCGGGCTGCTCTGGGTTTTGAAAGAGTACTAATTAGTCGTGTTACAACTCGCCGCACTCGAGCCGCAACAAGAATTCAGTGTTTAATCCGCAGCATGCGGGAAATAAACTTGTTATCCGTACCGCGATGCCTGCAAATTATTCCAGAAATGGAAACGTTAAAGGGTAGCGAAATCAGCCGTacatacgtatttataatttccTAGTAACAGGATAgcgaggaagaggaggaaaattgaaaggaCGCGAAACACCCGCTCGTCCGAAGCCTGCGTTTATTCTCACCGATCTTGCATCTCGGGGGTTGGTTGCAGGTGGCGTCGAAGCTCTGGAGCTGACGAGGCTGGACGTACCGCTGTTCGTCGATCCGAGATCGGCAAAGGTCGCGCTACGGTGCGAATACGACTTGGAAGGGGCGGGGCTCTACTCGGTGAAGTGGTACAGAAAcgactttgaatttttccgctACAGGCCTGGGGCCCAGCCACCCGGACAGGCTTTCCCCCTCTTGGAGGTAAAAGTCGACCTCGAGCGATCCGACGCCGAGCAAGTTACTCTCCTGGGGCAGGAAGGTGAgtgttctctctctctctccctctctctctctctctctctctctctctctctctctctcccactCTCTTTGACGTACCATACCGCCCGCGTCTCCGTACATGCAtgcatatttattatacgtacctaGGGAAGGGTGCATCACGCACACGCACCTTTTGCACGCTCGAAGGTGTGACGCGCCAGGTGCATCACCAATTCCATGAGTGCTAGTCTTTCTAGTCTGGTAGAAATAGGTCTGAGTTAAATATATGCGGTTATAAGGCTGCGTTATTGTGTACATAGGAAAAATACCTTCGGGAACGCAAGTCTGATGTCAGTTTTTGGGCTGTATAACCGACGTATCGAGAGAACAGAAAacaatttgacatttttttcgcgTTTTCATCACAGATTAATatcgatagatgaaaaattgttcgacCGTCGTGCAGGGcggaaaaatttacatcgaaTTATGTCCTCGTATGTCGGAAACGGATTCGGATTGACAAATTAAGaaagaagatatttttttatcaaaattaccCCAGATGTCGTCGctaagtaaaattttttaacccgACTCCGTTTCCGACATATGAGAACATAATTCGATGTAAATATACCGCTCTACACGTTGATCGtgtcatttttcatccatcgatagcagtttttgaggaaaatgaaaaaaaaacttcaaatctTGCCGTTTTCTCGAAACGCCGTCCGCGCATCGTAAAAATGACTTCAGATTTCACTTCTGTACCgagtatttttaattcagaacCGTTTCGACCGGACTGTCTAATTCCCCTGATCGACCCCTTCACCCTGGGGAAGACGTGCATAAGGTGAGGACGGTGCAGCCGAATAACCGAGCGAATTCCACCGTTCCAGAAGGGGTCAACCTCGCCGGATCCTACATGTGCGAAGTCTCGACCGAAGGACCCCAATTCCTCATCAAAGAAAAAACGGCCAATATGAGCGTCGCCGTCGTGCCCAAGAGGGATCCCGTCCTCGAGGGCGTTAGGCCGACCTACGACCTCGGCGAACTGCTCCAGGCAGAGTGCACCTCCGCCCCCGGCTACCCTCCCGCCAACCTGACCTTCATCCTCAACGACAAGCAGGTGCGTCGAACGGTTATTCTCCCGACGTTTTCCACTTCTCCAAATGTATCAGACGGAGGATTTCATCCCGACGTAAATAAGAGCCGAATCGAGCCTTGAATAGTTTATTCATCGTCGGCCGGTTTGTTCAGTCTTCGATGAAACACGCGTTCGCTTCCAATATCGTCCGAGTACCGATTTCCAGAAGAACATGAAATGTTCAATTTGATTCGCAGCGTGATTTTACTTGTCACGGAAAATTTGACGATTGTctaaaatcgttgaaaactccaagaattgtgaaaataaatcccCTGCGAGCAGGCGTCGCGAATTACGACCCGAAAGAAACTAACGAATCGTCTCTCGAGCTCGCGCGCCCGGACGGAGTGATTCATTTTCGCACGATCTTCCCGATCTTACGATCGTTGCAGAAACTGGTATAAATTGGTACAACGGAGAGAGAAGACGTCGCGAAAATAGAAAGGGAAAGGATTAGATCCCCCGGATCAGCACCCATCCAATTTATTATCTCTCCAGCGTCGAATCCCGTGTTTTCCAGGTTCCGTCGGCGCTGACGCGAAACCTGACGCCGGATGTGACGCTCCCCATGGACGTCGGAGGTCAGCCTCTTCAGCTATCAACGACACGCCTGGGGTTGACGCTGCGACTCGAACGCGGCCACTTTCCAGGCTCAAGCCTGAGTCTCGTCTGTCTTTCCACCCTGCCCGGGATCTCGGCGGCACGAGCGAGAAAAACGGAAGTGACGTCGACGCTGGCGGCGAGCAGCGGCCGCCTCCAGCAGGAACCTCCGTCGCCCTCTTCGGCGACCCTTAATTTTCtctcgataaattttttaccgttaTCCCTGACGGTGATTATTATCTCCGGGAAATTCCTTGACGCCGAATTACCCTTCGCGCAATCAACCATCTCCCGGGGTTACTAGATAAACGGGCTCTCCCCAAATTACTCGAGGGGCACCGAACCTGCCGCCATTATCCTCCAGGGTCCAGGATGATATCCCAAAGAGGTTGGTATTATTGTGATTCCACCGGTGTATGAGTGTgttacatataaatatgtttACAAGAATTACacatacacgtacatatatatatacatatatatatatatatatataaagataaGACTTGGTTAaagattattttaaaaaatactgtGTTGTAAATAATAGGGTATGAGTGGATATAGTGGTTAGGTGTTTATTGAATAAAGATACGACGTGAATGACGGTGATACAATGTACTCCAGGTTCTTTACATTCGAACGATCAATTTCCTCGTACCTACCCATAATCTACGCTTCGCGCATTTCTGTACAATTAAGTACAATGCTAATTCGACCGCGACGCTAGTTTTTCCAAAAGAGACATCATCGTACAGAATTGGAATTAGCAATCGAAAGAGCCGACGCTGGTACAAAGATTCTTCGAATCCGCTATCCACGCACCGTTCCCTTATTTCTGGCCCGCTACGTGTTAACCGGGTTTACAGTTTATTATACCAGCTGCAAAGGGCGGGCGTTTCAAAGAGAAAGCACCGGCCGAATCCCTTTGATGCTTTCCATTGGAACGCGGTGCCAACAACAAGCTGTAACAATGAACGATACGTGGAAAAAGTGATACGACGTAAGTCATTCGACCGGCGGtatgtttgaagaaaaaaaaataaaacacaccgTGTCCATCGACACGGTGAACCGAAAAGTCCTGTAAACATTTATCGAATGTTCGCCGCAGGGTTTCAAGCCTGGATATGACA is a window of Neodiprion fabricii isolate iyNeoFabr1 chromosome 6, iyNeoFabr1.1, whole genome shotgun sequence DNA encoding:
- the LOC124185209 gene encoding uncharacterized protein LOC124185209 isoform X2, which produces MAVNRRVKRFDFFGKTGRFSRREIGDMQPAASGRPIMPRLALLAAAGVFFYCCCTMRGTRLGGVEALELTRLDVPLFVDPRSAKVALRCEYDLEGAGLYSVKWYRNDFEFFRYRPGAQPPGQAFPLLEVKVDLERSDAEQVTLLGQEEGVNLAGSYMCEVSTEGPQFLIKEKTANMSVAVVPKRDPVLEGVRPTYDLGELLQAECTSAPGYPPANLTFILNDKQVPSALTRNLTPDVTLPMDVGGQPLQLSTTRLGLTLRLERGHFPGSSLSLVCLSTLPGISAARARKTEVTSTLAASSGRLQQEPPSPSSATLNFLSINFLPLSLTVIIISGKFLDAELPFAQSTISRGY
- the LOC124185209 gene encoding uncharacterized protein LOC124185209 isoform X4 yields the protein MPHPTLYICGVEALELTRLDVPLFVDPRSAKVALRCEYDLEGAGLYSVKWYRNDFEFFRYRPGAQPPGQAFPLLEVKVDLERSDAEQVTLLGQEEGVNLAGSYMCEVSTEGPQFLIKEKTANMSVAVVPKRDPVLEGVRPTYDLGELLQAECTSAPGYPPANLTFILNDKQVPSALTRNLTPDVTLPMDVGGQPLQLSTTRLGLTLRLERGHFPGSSLSLVCLSTLPGISAARARKTEVTSTLAASSGRLQQEPPSPSSATLNFLSINFLPLSLTVIIISGKFLDAELPFAQSTISRGY
- the LOC124185209 gene encoding uncharacterized protein LOC124185209 isoform X3, with the protein product MQPAASGRPIMPRLALLAAAGVFFYCCCTMRGTRLGGVEALELTRLDVPLFVDPRSAKVALRCEYDLEGAGLYSVKWYRNDFEFFRYRPGAQPPGQAFPLLEVKVDLERSDAEQVTLLGQEEGVNLAGSYMCEVSTEGPQFLIKEKTANMSVAVVPKRDPVLEGVRPTYDLGELLQAECTSAPGYPPANLTFILNDKQVPSALTRNLTPDVTLPMDVGGQPLQLSTTRLGLTLRLERGHFPGSSLSLVCLSTLPGISAARARKTEVTSTLAASSGRLQQEPPSPSSATLNFLSINFLPLSLTVIIISGKFLDAELPFAQSTISRGY
- the LOC124185209 gene encoding uncharacterized protein LOC124185209 isoform X1; its protein translation is MNNRAVVKPPRIADRRRSRRPVLLFRVKRFDFFGKTGRFSRREIGDMQPAASGRPIMPRLALLAAAGVFFYCCCTMRGTRLGGVEALELTRLDVPLFVDPRSAKVALRCEYDLEGAGLYSVKWYRNDFEFFRYRPGAQPPGQAFPLLEVKVDLERSDAEQVTLLGQEEGVNLAGSYMCEVSTEGPQFLIKEKTANMSVAVVPKRDPVLEGVRPTYDLGELLQAECTSAPGYPPANLTFILNDKQVPSALTRNLTPDVTLPMDVGGQPLQLSTTRLGLTLRLERGHFPGSSLSLVCLSTLPGISAARARKTEVTSTLAASSGRLQQEPPSPSSATLNFLSINFLPLSLTVIIISGKFLDAELPFAQSTISRGY